CTCTCGGTCACGCTGACCCTCGGGCCCGAGCATCCCCCGGCCTAGACCGGGCAGATCAGGCCTCCGGCTCGTCGGCGAGGGCGGCCAGGCTCGCGGGGTGGAAGATCCCGGCGAGCACGAGGACCGCCACACCCGCCAGCGCGACGGCCACCCAGGTGGTCGACCCGCCGCGGAAGCTCCACGCCAGGCCGAGCTGGATCAGCTGGGCGAGGACGACCGGGCTGCGCGCCCACGAGCTGCGGCGGACGAGCAGCCACGCGCAGAGCAGCAGGCCACCGCCGTACGCGAGGAAGAAGACGGCGGTGGTGAGGCCCATGGTCAGCCGGGCCGAGCTCAGGTTGGCCAGCTCCAGCACCCCGAGCAACCCGAGGACCGCACCCTCGACGGCCACCAGGGAAGCGGCGACGGTGAGCGGAGCGGGGTTCTGGGGCACGCTGGTCACGCGGGCAACCCTAGGCGGTGGCACCTGTGACGGAATCGACGGTGTCGAGGGGTTGTTTCACGATCGAACTCTTGACACGCTAGGGGATCGCTCGTGAAAGCGTTCCGCTCGGCGAGCCCCCACAACGGGCCCGAGAAGGTGCACCCCCGACAGAAAGAGGGAACCCCCAGCCATGGATTGGCGCGACCGTTCCGCATGCCTCGACGAGGACCCGGAGCTGTTCTTCCCGATCGGCAACACCGGTCCGGCCATCCTCCAGATCGAGGAGGCCAAGCAGGTGTGCCGACGCTGCGAGGTGCGCGAACAGTGCCTGCAGTGGGCGCTGGAGGCTGGGCAGGACCACGGTGTCTGGGGCGGCCTCAGCGAGGACGAGCGGCGGGCGCTCAAGCGCCGCAACGCGCGTGCCCGCGTGCGGACCGCCTGAGCGCGCCGCCAGGCTGAGGGGCTCCCCTCACTCCAGCGGTACGTCGATCGCGACCCGCGTCCCCGACCCGTGCGGGCGGGGCCCGATGTCGAGCTGACCGCCGAGCTCGGACTCCACCAGCGTGCGCACGATCGAGAGCCCGAGGTTGGTCGACGAGTCGAGGTCGAAGTCCTCGGGCAGCCCGCTGCCGTCGTCGTCGACGGTGACGTGCAGCCGTCCGACCAGCCGGCCGGCCGCGACGTCGATCCTGCCCATGCGCGCGGAGTCGTGGTCGCCGTAGCCGTGCTCGACGGCGTTCTGCACCACCTCGGTCAGCACCATCGCCAGCGCGGTCGCCGCCTCGGACCCGACGATCCCGAAGCTCCCGCTGCGCACCACCCGCACCCGGTCGCCGGCGACCCCCACCTCGGTCACCATGCGTCCCAGCCGGTCGGCCACGTCGTCGAAGGCGACCGCCTCCTCGTCGGCGGTGCTGAGCGTCTCGTGGACCAGGGCGATCGACCCGACCCGGCGTACGGCCTCCTCGAGGGCGGCCCGGGCGGTGTCGGAGTCGATCCGCCGCGCCTGCATCCGCAGCAGGGCGGCGACGGTCTGCAGGTTGTTCTTCACCCGGTGGTGGATCTCACGGATCGTCGCGTCCTTGGTGATCAGCTCCCGGTCCCGTCGCCGCAGGTCGGTGACGTCGCGCATCAGCACCAGGGCGCCGATCAGCTCTCCCTCCGGCCGCAGCGGGATGGAGCGCAGGATCACCGCGACCTCGTCGGTGGCCACCTCGGTGTCGCCGTGGACGCTACCGGCGAGCACCGCCGAGAGCCGCTCCTCGTCGGGTCGCTGCCGGGGCGCCACCAGCTCGCGGGTGACGTCGGCCAGGACCAGTCCGTCGAGGTCGCCGGAGAGCCCGAGCCGGCGGAACACCGACAGCGCGTTCGGGCTGGCGTAGCCCACCCGGCCGGCGGCGTCGACGCGCACGAAGCCGTCGCCCACCCGGGGCGAGTCGGCGTGGTCGCTGCGCTGCCCGGGCACCGGGAAGGAGCCGTGGGCGATCATCCGGGTCAGGTCGGCGGCGGTCTGGAGGTAGGACAGCTCCAGCCGGCTCGGCGTGCGGACGCCGAGCAGGTTGGTGTTGCGTCCGATCACCGCGATCACCCGGCCGCCGCGACGCACGGGGATGGTCTCGACCCGGACCGGCACGTGGTCGCGCCACTCCGGGTCCCCCTCGCGCACCAACCGGCCCTGGTCGTAGGCCATGTCGATCATCGGCCGACGTCCGGTCGGCACGAAGGCGCCGACCACGTCGTCGACGTACGCCGTGGGGCCGGTCGTCGGGCGCATCTGGGCGCCCGCCCAGAAGCCGCGGCCGTCGCGGTCCGGCAACCAGAGCACCAGGTCGGCGAAGGAGAGGTCGGCGATGACCTGCCAGTCGGCCTGGATCAGCTGCAGCCAGGCCACGTCGACCTCGTCGAGATCGGTGTGGCTCCGGACGAGCTCGGTCAGCGACGGCATGGGCCGAGCCTAGGAGGGTGCCCTCACCCGGTCGAGCGAGACCGTCACCGTGGCTGGCAGGATGGCCCCATGGCCCGGTCGTACTGGAAGCAGGTCCTCGAGAGGGGCCTGCAGGTCCCCACCGACCGGCCGCTCGACGACCTGACCGCCGAGCTGACGACCATGCTCGGCTCCCCCGACCCCGTGCTGCGCGACGGGACGGCCTATCCGGCGCTCGGCACCTGGATCGACCGTGGCGTCTACGACGACCTGCTCGTCGGGCTCGGCGACGGGATGGCGGCCGGCCTGGCCGTGGGCCTCGGCGAGTCCGGCACCGACACCGTGTTCCGGAGAGCCTTCAGCGTGCTGGTGCTGGCCACGGTCGTGGAGCGTGACAGCAGCGAGCACCTGCTGCCGGCCGACCAGGTGCTGCGCTGGGGCGACCGGGTGGTCTCCTGGCTGCTCCGCGAGCGCGACCTGCGGGGCTACGTCCCCGGCAAGGGCTGGGCCCACGCCGTGGCCCACGGGGCCGACGCGATGGCGTCATTGGCCGCCTCTCGCCACTTCGGCGCGACCGAGCTCACCGTGCTGCTCGACGTCCTCGCCGACCGGGTGTTGCTCGACGACGCCCCCCTCGTCT
This genomic interval from Nocardioides euryhalodurans contains the following:
- a CDS encoding DUF2785 domain-containing protein, translating into MARSYWKQVLERGLQVPTDRPLDDLTAELTTMLGSPDPVLRDGTAYPALGTWIDRGVYDDLLVGLGDGMAAGLAVGLGESGTDTVFRRAFSVLVLATVVERDSSEHLLPADQVLRWGDRVVSWLLRERDLRGYVPGKGWAHAVAHGADAMASLAASRHFGATELTVLLDVLADRVLLDDAPLVSGEPDRLAHAVLAVLRRDLVPLKVVEPWVARLAARGNPFVLRGDLDPYHPSHNAQQLLRSLYLQLAIAPEPPADKADLVLVMVDALKSTNPFTLAR
- a CDS encoding sensor histidine kinase; its protein translation is MPSLTELVRSHTDLDEVDVAWLQLIQADWQVIADLSFADLVLWLPDRDGRGFWAGAQMRPTTGPTAYVDDVVGAFVPTGRRPMIDMAYDQGRLVREGDPEWRDHVPVRVETIPVRRGGRVIAVIGRNTNLLGVRTPSRLELSYLQTAADLTRMIAHGSFPVPGQRSDHADSPRVGDGFVRVDAAGRVGYASPNALSVFRRLGLSGDLDGLVLADVTRELVAPRQRPDEERLSAVLAGSVHGDTEVATDEVAVILRSIPLRPEGELIGALVLMRDVTDLRRRDRELITKDATIREIHHRVKNNLQTVAALLRMQARRIDSDTARAALEEAVRRVGSIALVHETLSTADEEAVAFDDVADRLGRMVTEVGVAGDRVRVVRSGSFGIVGSEAATALAMVLTEVVQNAVEHGYGDHDSARMGRIDVAAGRLVGRLHVTVDDDGSGLPEDFDLDSSTNLGLSIVRTLVESELGGQLDIGPRPHGSGTRVAIDVPLE
- a CDS encoding WhiB family transcriptional regulator, with the protein product MDWRDRSACLDEDPELFFPIGNTGPAILQIEEAKQVCRRCEVREQCLQWALEAGQDHGVWGGLSEDERRALKRRNARARVRTA